From the Candidatus Bathyarchaeia archaeon genome, one window contains:
- the rrp42 gene encoding exosome complex protein Rrp42, protein MTTAATTVVRVKQRQIAQLIAKGKRLDGRGLNDYREIKVEHGIIERAEGSARVLLGKTEVMVGVKIETGEPFPDTPNEGVLTVNAELVPLASPTFEPGPPDENAIELARVVDRGIRESKAIDLEKLCIVPGKKVFVIFVDIYVLNHDGNLIDASALAAMAALLNTKMFNYEIENGEVNIKPGFTPLPVRRHPVAVTFAKINDKLVVDPWLEEEQIMDARLTITTDDDGNICAVQKGGSGYFTPKQVMEAVQIAREKASEIRKKLGW, encoded by the coding sequence ATGACAACAGCGGCAACAACCGTTGTCCGTGTCAAGCAGAGGCAAATAGCTCAGCTCATCGCCAAGGGTAAAAGGCTTGATGGACGAGGACTAAACGACTACCGCGAGATAAAGGTTGAGCATGGGATAATTGAACGGGCAGAGGGCTCTGCAAGGGTTCTGCTTGGAAAAACAGAGGTTATGGTTGGAGTTAAAATTGAAACAGGTGAACCGTTTCCAGACACTCCAAATGAGGGAGTACTAACAGTCAACGCTGAGCTTGTCCCGTTAGCCTCACCCACCTTCGAGCCTGGACCGCCGGATGAAAACGCCATAGAATTGGCAAGAGTTGTGGACAGGGGCATAAGGGAGTCGAAAGCCATAGACCTTGAAAAGCTTTGCATAGTGCCCGGCAAAAAGGTTTTTGTCATATTTGTGGACATTTACGTGTTAAACCACGATGGAAACCTGATTGACGCCTCAGCCCTAGCAGCCATGGCAGCTCTGCTAAATACGAAAATGTTTAACTATGAGATTGAAAATGGTGAGGTGAATATAAAGCCCGGTTTCACACCGTTGCCCGTAAGAAGACATCCCGTAGCCGTCACGTTCGCAAAGATAAATGACAAGCTGGTGGTAGATCCGTGGCTTGAGGAGGAGCAAATAATGGATGCCAGGCTTACAATAACAACAGATGATGATGGAAACATATGTGCTGTTCAGAAGGGTGGAAGCGGATATTTCACGCCAAAGCAGGTGATGGAAGCCGTCCAAATAGCCAGAGAAAAAGCTTCAGAGATTAGGAAGAAATTGGGCTGGTGA
- a CDS encoding 50S ribosomal protein L37ae, with amino-acid sequence MGKRTKKVGPTRGLGARYGATVRKRYTKIVTELRKRHKCPQCGLPRVKRISVGVWQCRKCGFTFTGGAYTPTTKLGMVAKRIAKGAVEETEVSTVLETEEK; translated from the coding sequence TTGGGAAAGAGAACCAAGAAGGTTGGCCCCACAAGGGGTTTGGGAGCCCGTTACGGTGCAACTGTTAGAAAGCGCTATACAAAAATAGTCACTGAACTGCGGAAGAGGCACAAATGTCCCCAATGTGGTCTCCCAAGGGTTAAAAGGATAAGTGTCGGCGTGTGGCAGTGCAGGAAATGCGGTTTTACGTTTACTGGTGGAGCTTATACTCCGACGACAAAGCTCGGGATGGTTGCTAAGCGAATAGCTAAGGGTGCGGTTGAAGAGACCGAAGTCTCAACAGTGCTGGAAACCGAGGAAAAGTAG
- a CDS encoding KEOPS complex subunit Pcc1: MKAHAIVRLRMPSRGVLEIVQQALAPETAKPPTSRSRARLEVEDDCLVLKVEARDTVALRAALNAYLRWISSLCDVLSVLNSLG; this comes from the coding sequence ATGAAGGCGCATGCTATTGTACGCTTGAGAATGCCTTCAAGGGGGGTTTTGGAGATAGTTCAGCAGGCACTTGCGCCAGAGACAGCAAAACCTCCAACAAGTCGCTCTAGAGCGCGGCTAGAAGTTGAGGATGACTGCCTAGTCTTAAAAGTCGAGGCAAGGGACACTGTGGCTTTGCGGGCTGCCCTAAATGCCTATTTAAGGTGGATATCAAGCCTCTGTGATGTTCTTTCAGTTTTAAATTCGCTTGGCTAA
- a CDS encoding inositol-3-phosphate synthase, with the protein MAEIRVAIVGVGNSASALVQGVQYYKNAREDETVPGLMHVNFGGYHVRDIKFVAAFDVNKNKIGKDLSEAIFTKPNCCAKFADVPKLGVTVQPGPVLDGVADHMRETFNVYRENEIKPVDVISVLKESRAEILVNYLPVGSHKATKFYAQAALEAGCAFINCIPEFIASDPEWSRKFEDKGLPIAGDDVKSQLGATILHRNLVSLCVDRGVIVDETYQLNLGGDTDFLNMTVEERLKTKRISKTEAVKSLVPYDLPTRIGPSDYVPFLGNKKICYIWLKGRKFGDRPITITVKLEVEDSPNSAGVVIDVIRAVKLALDRKIAGPLISISSYAFKHPPIQVPDPVAKEWVEEYIRGERER; encoded by the coding sequence GTGGCTGAAATCCGAGTAGCAATAGTTGGCGTAGGAAACTCTGCATCCGCCTTGGTTCAAGGCGTGCAATACTATAAAAACGCTAGAGAAGACGAGACTGTTCCGGGGCTTATGCACGTGAACTTTGGCGGATACCATGTTCGAGACATAAAATTTGTCGCAGCCTTCGACGTGAACAAAAACAAGATTGGAAAAGACCTGTCTGAGGCCATATTTACAAAACCCAATTGCTGTGCAAAATTCGCCGATGTGCCAAAACTAGGCGTGACTGTTCAACCTGGACCGGTGCTGGACGGCGTAGCCGACCACATGAGGGAAACATTCAACGTTTACCGTGAAAATGAAATAAAGCCAGTAGACGTTATCAGCGTTCTAAAAGAGTCCAGAGCTGAAATCCTAGTAAACTATCTGCCTGTGGGAAGCCACAAGGCTACAAAATTCTACGCCCAGGCCGCCCTAGAAGCAGGATGCGCATTCATCAACTGCATTCCGGAGTTTATAGCTTCAGATCCAGAATGGAGTCGAAAATTCGAGGATAAGGGACTTCCAATAGCAGGCGACGACGTTAAAAGCCAGCTCGGCGCAACCATACTCCACAGAAATCTCGTGAGCCTCTGCGTTGACAGAGGTGTCATTGTTGATGAGACATACCAGCTAAACCTTGGAGGCGACACAGACTTTCTAAATATGACCGTTGAGGAAAGGCTTAAAACAAAACGTATAAGCAAAACGGAGGCCGTTAAAAGCCTAGTTCCCTACGATCTGCCCACACGTATCGGCCCATCGGATTATGTGCCCTTCCTTGGAAACAAAAAAATATGCTATATTTGGCTTAAAGGAAGAAAGTTCGGCGATAGACCCATCACAATAACCGTTAAACTTGAGGTGGAAGACTCGCCCAACAGCGCTGGGGTAGTCATCGACGTAATTAGAGCCGTAAAACTGGCGCTGGACCGGAAGATAGCTGGACCATTGATAAGCATATCATCCTACGCCTTCAAACATCCCCCTATTCAAGTTCCGGATCCCGTGGCAAAAGAATGGGTAGAAGAGTACATTCGGGGCGAAAGGGAACGTTAA
- a CDS encoding DUF120 domain-containing protein, with the protein MFSERIDIRTIRIKGQVFSGFGEGARFTELSWFKEQVMSKLGFVPHPGTLNLKLDEEGKRARTILEKAKSVVIVPKEGFCHGKCFKARVMDSVDGAIVIPEVKSYPDDMLEVIAPISLREKFRLRDGDTVVLDILLE; encoded by the coding sequence TTGTTCAGCGAGAGGATAGATATCAGAACAATCCGCATTAAGGGACAAGTCTTCTCTGGATTTGGTGAGGGCGCGAGGTTTACTGAGCTTTCATGGTTTAAAGAGCAGGTGATGTCTAAACTGGGTTTTGTTCCCCATCCCGGGACGCTAAATTTGAAACTTGATGAAGAGGGGAAAAGGGCTAGGACGATTCTGGAAAAAGCAAAATCTGTGGTTATTGTGCCCAAAGAAGGGTTTTGCCACGGCAAATGCTTTAAAGCCCGTGTAATGGATTCCGTAGACGGGGCTATTGTGATTCCGGAGGTTAAAAGTTATCCAGATGACATGCTTGAGGTTATCGCGCCCATAAGTTTGAGGGAGAAGTTTAGGCTCAGAGATGGAGACACCGTGGTTCTAGACATACTGCTCGAATAG
- a CDS encoding CoA-binding protein, which yields MEASIRQLDAFFNPKSVAVVGATKKINKAGHVIFKNFVENKRRGVFKGEIYPVNPHEDYILGFPCYPRLTKIPGELDLVVIVVPAQVVPEIMRDAAAKKVKAVVIISSGFGEIGNHELEREVVAIAKKAGIRVLGPNCLGVYDSKTGVDMLFLPETKILTTGEEVVATPRPMTGHIAIVTQSGAFGAAALDYLAGRQMGVSKFVSFGNKSDVDEAEMLQYLLYDDETKVILLYVEDVKNGRAFLEAASKVTCKKPVIALKAGRTEAGARAAASHTGAIAGSDHIYAAAFTQAGILRVRDMEEFFDAAKALVMQPPAAGKNIAIITDAGGPGIMAADECELQGLTVKKLSEKTLQKFEKLKEEGKIPKFASTLNPIDLTGSVTSEMYEIAAELVLQDPEVHGVLLLGLHHTPALQEDYVDKVAAVASKYQKPMVACDIGETEMALHVRSRFDKLGIPAYTSPEDAARAMAALVRYGLYLKKKGTFKEYVQNFLKEKRK from the coding sequence TTGGAGGCTTCTATAAGGCAGCTTGACGCCTTCTTTAACCCGAAGTCTGTAGCCGTGGTGGGCGCAACCAAAAAGATAAACAAAGCTGGGCACGTCATTTTCAAAAATTTCGTCGAAAACAAGAGACGAGGCGTTTTCAAGGGTGAAATCTACCCAGTGAATCCCCACGAAGACTACATTTTAGGCTTCCCATGTTATCCACGGCTAACAAAAATCCCCGGAGAACTCGATTTAGTGGTCATAGTTGTTCCAGCACAAGTTGTGCCAGAAATAATGAGGGACGCCGCAGCCAAAAAAGTGAAAGCCGTAGTGATAATAAGCTCCGGTTTCGGGGAAATTGGAAACCACGAGCTTGAAAGAGAAGTTGTAGCCATAGCCAAAAAAGCCGGAATAAGAGTGCTTGGACCCAACTGTCTAGGTGTTTACGACTCAAAAACAGGCGTGGACATGCTGTTCCTGCCAGAAACAAAAATCCTAACAACGGGCGAGGAGGTTGTTGCCACACCAAGACCAATGACGGGACACATTGCCATAGTAACTCAAAGCGGAGCCTTTGGCGCTGCAGCCCTAGACTATCTGGCTGGCAGACAGATGGGTGTCAGCAAATTTGTAAGCTTCGGTAACAAAAGCGACGTGGACGAGGCTGAAATGCTCCAATATCTGCTATACGACGACGAAACAAAAGTGATTCTCCTCTACGTTGAGGATGTGAAAAACGGCAGAGCCTTCTTGGAAGCAGCCTCAAAAGTCACATGCAAAAAGCCGGTGATAGCCCTAAAAGCCGGCAGAACAGAAGCCGGAGCAAGAGCAGCAGCCTCCCACACAGGAGCAATCGCAGGCTCAGACCACATATACGCTGCAGCCTTCACCCAAGCCGGAATACTGCGGGTACGCGACATGGAAGAATTCTTCGATGCCGCAAAAGCATTGGTTATGCAGCCTCCAGCCGCCGGAAAAAACATAGCGATAATAACCGATGCCGGCGGTCCGGGCATAATGGCGGCAGACGAATGTGAACTTCAAGGATTAACAGTTAAAAAGCTCTCGGAGAAAACTCTTCAAAAATTCGAGAAGCTTAAGGAAGAGGGTAAAATTCCAAAGTTTGCATCAACCCTCAACCCTATAGACCTTACAGGTTCAGTCACATCCGAAATGTATGAAATCGCCGCCGAACTTGTCCTTCAGGATCCAGAGGTTCATGGCGTCCTACTTCTTGGACTGCATCACACACCTGCCCTCCAAGAAGACTATGTGGATAAGGTGGCAGCTGTTGCCAGCAAATACCAAAAGCCCATGGTTGCATGCGATATAGGCGAAACCGAAATGGCCCTTCATGTTCGCTCACGCTTCGACAAGCTTGGAATCCCCGCATACACTTCTCCGGAAGATGCTGCCAGAGCAATGGCCGCCCTTGTCCGGTATGGGCTGTACCTAAAGAAAAAGGGCACCTTCAAGGAATATGTGCAAAACTTTCTAAAGGAAAAGCGCAAATAG
- a CDS encoding V4R domain-containing protein, with the protein MKGFNIGRFLFLPGRKVFGVLIESELNPMVLERIASLGLKHGVLVPTMQYNMVEDGKIVGLGFVDLTDADVSMEEFAEEIRRIDGIRSVQILYPTAEGFVADYLSARLVLAGDRTIIMRRPGYEGLIVGIKTQFGTAGETFLYHTGYEAGMRYGRAHQEFADKLGIKDPIQILRKISVPLYASMGLGRLEVVEACVESPRVVIKVYMCFECELGVEAKKPYSNFVRGIFAGLLAQLLNKRMEARELRCIAKGDPYCEFEITPE; encoded by the coding sequence TTGAAGGGTTTTAATATAGGGAGATTTCTGTTCCTTCCCGGGAGGAAAGTTTTCGGCGTCTTAATTGAATCCGAGCTTAATCCCATGGTTTTAGAGAGAATTGCAAGTTTGGGGCTCAAGCATGGTGTTCTAGTACCCACCATGCAGTACAACATGGTTGAAGATGGCAAAATCGTTGGGTTAGGATTTGTAGACTTAACTGATGCGGATGTTTCCATGGAGGAGTTCGCTGAAGAAATACGGAGAATTGATGGCATTAGAAGTGTGCAAATTCTCTATCCAACTGCTGAAGGCTTTGTAGCGGACTATCTTTCTGCTAGGCTTGTTTTGGCTGGCGACAGAACCATCATAATGCGAAGGCCGGGCTACGAGGGACTTATTGTTGGGATAAAGACGCAGTTTGGAACGGCCGGTGAAACGTTTCTATACCATACTGGATACGAGGCTGGCATGAGATATGGCAGAGCCCATCAAGAGTTTGCGGACAAGTTAGGCATAAAGGATCCTATTCAAATCCTGCGTAAAATATCAGTGCCCTTGTATGCCAGCATGGGCCTCGGCAGATTGGAAGTTGTGGAGGCTTGTGTGGAGTCTCCACGAGTTGTTATAAAGGTTTACATGTGTTTTGAGTGTGAGCTTGGTGTTGAAGCCAAAAAACCTTACAGCAACTTTGTCCGCGGGATATTTGCAGGTCTTTTAGCCCAGCTGCTTAACAAAAGAATGGAGGCTAGGGAATTGCGTTGTATCGCGAAGGGAGATCCATACTGCGAATTTGAAATCACACCGGAGTAA
- the acsC gene encoding acetyl-CoA decarbonylase/synthase complex subunit gamma, with amino-acid sequence MSEREGKGKIGVKELSPIDVYKLLPRTNCKECGEENCMAFATKVVNREVPIEKCPHLLKKDFEKAYKQLKEMLKPAVREIIIGTGEGAVKVGGKLVMYRHELTYFNPTAIAIDVTDEMPEEEILSRIKRVEEFRYEYLGQILKLDMIAVRSTSNDPDKFKAIVRKVAENTKLPLILCSLNPTVLEAGLMAAPKARPLLYAATKDNWRDMAELALMHNCPLTVFAPGNIKLLKSLAKTLVEYGVQDLVLDPGTFPGDGLADTLNSFTMIRRAACKQGDELLGYPLMGVPMTVWLDSAGLAPEIVKWREAYLAAMLIVRYADILIMHSLDGWALLPNIILRANIYTDPRKPVAVEPGLRVFGTPDENSPVMFTTNFALTYYTVASDIESAKINAYLLVVDTEGIAVDSAVAGRKLTAEKVAEAIKASGIENKVKHRKLIIPGKAARLSGEIEELSGWQVIVGPRDSSEIPKFLQEKWQNP; translated from the coding sequence ATGAGCGAAAGAGAAGGTAAGGGCAAGATTGGCGTCAAGGAACTCAGTCCAATAGACGTTTACAAGCTTCTGCCCCGCACGAACTGCAAGGAGTGCGGCGAAGAAAACTGTATGGCTTTCGCCACAAAAGTTGTGAACCGGGAGGTTCCCATCGAAAAGTGCCCGCACCTATTGAAGAAGGATTTTGAGAAAGCCTACAAGCAGCTTAAGGAAATGCTGAAGCCAGCTGTGAGGGAGATTATAATCGGTACCGGCGAAGGGGCTGTTAAAGTCGGCGGCAAACTCGTCATGTACCGCCATGAACTCACCTACTTCAACCCAACAGCCATAGCCATAGACGTCACGGACGAAATGCCCGAAGAAGAAATCCTAAGCCGCATAAAGAGGGTTGAAGAGTTCCGCTACGAATATCTCGGGCAAATTTTGAAGCTGGACATGATTGCAGTGCGCTCCACATCCAACGACCCAGACAAGTTTAAGGCAATAGTGCGCAAAGTAGCCGAAAACACAAAACTACCCCTAATATTGTGCTCGCTGAACCCAACGGTTCTGGAAGCCGGCTTAATGGCTGCCCCTAAAGCGAGACCTCTGCTATATGCGGCGACCAAGGACAACTGGCGGGACATGGCTGAACTCGCCCTCATGCACAATTGTCCATTAACCGTCTTCGCGCCAGGCAACATCAAGCTGCTGAAATCTTTGGCTAAAACCCTCGTAGAGTATGGCGTGCAAGACCTTGTGCTGGATCCCGGCACTTTCCCAGGCGACGGTTTAGCCGATACCCTGAACAGTTTCACCATGATTAGGAGGGCAGCCTGCAAGCAGGGCGACGAGCTTTTAGGCTACCCGCTGATGGGTGTACCCATGACCGTATGGCTTGACAGCGCAGGTTTAGCCCCTGAAATCGTGAAATGGCGGGAAGCCTACCTTGCAGCTATGCTCATTGTGCGGTACGCCGACATCCTCATAATGCATAGCCTAGATGGATGGGCACTGCTGCCAAACATCATCTTGAGAGCTAACATCTACACGGATCCCCGCAAACCAGTAGCCGTTGAACCCGGCTTAAGGGTATTTGGCACTCCGGACGAAAACTCGCCAGTAATGTTCACAACCAACTTCGCCCTAACCTACTACACGGTGGCCTCAGACATAGAATCCGCAAAAATAAACGCCTACCTGCTCGTGGTAGACACAGAGGGCATAGCCGTAGACAGCGCCGTTGCCGGACGCAAACTCACAGCCGAGAAAGTAGCCGAAGCCATAAAAGCCTCAGGCATAGAAAACAAGGTAAAACATAGAAAACTCATAATCCCCGGCAAGGCAGCCCGCCTAAGCGGAGAAATAGAAGAACTAAGCGGGTGGCAAGTAATAGTCGGACCCAGAGACTCGTCGGAAATTCCAAAATTCCTACAGGAAAAGTGGCAGAACCCGTAA